AAAAAGACTAAGAACAGTTCATGTTTCAGCTTATAGTTGAGACTTTCAGCTTCTATCATGTTTCACAGAATCATCCCATCTCTTGATATCATGGCCGTTCTAGCAGCAATTCTTGTGCTTATATTTCTACTTCCTGAAACTGCCATAGCTCAGCCAAAACAACCTATTTCAATACCATTAGGCTCTTATCTTCATCCCACTTCTGAACCCACTGCATGGTACTCTCCTTCTCGTAGATTTGCATTCGGATTTTTCCCAGAGGGAATGGGTTTCAAGGTAGGAATTTGGCTGGTGAACGGTCCCAACAACACTGTTGTGTGGTGTGCCCATAGAGACGATCCAGGAATATCTTCTGATGCCACTCTGGAATTTGTTGATGGTAAAATTCTGTTAAGGACAGGGCAATCAAAGGAGAAAATCATTGATCCAGAATCTGCTTATTCTGCCTCCATGCTTGACTCTGGGAACTTTGTGGTTTACAATCAAGATTCGGACATCATCTGGGAGAGTTTTAGAGTACCAACTGATACAATTTTAGGTGGGCAGAATCTCTCTATTGGGGGGGAACTGATTCCTGGTATCTCTACCACTAATCACTCTTCTGGCCGTTTTCGCCTTTTGATGCAGATTGATGGGAATCTTGTGGCATATCCTATGAACCTAGGCCAAGCAGTAGACGCATACTGGGCTTCTCAAACTTGCTGCAACGGTAAAATGCATCTCGTTCTTAATTCTAATGGCAGCATGCTCGTGGTTCATGACTCTGGTGCTTCACTAACTAGAGAATTACACAGTTCCTCTGTGCCAAACAATGATACTATATACCGAGCAACATTTGATTATGATGGGAACTTTCGACTATATTCTCACAGCTTTAGTTCTGATGGGAATTTCAACATGAAAATAGAGTGGCAAGCAATAGACAATGTGTGTGATATAAAGGGGTTTTGTGGCCTGAATAGCTACTGCGGTATGAAGGATAATGCACCCTATTGCATTTGTCTACCTGGAACAACTTACATCGATAAAGACCAAAACTTTGGTGGTTGTGAAAGGGATTTTACCCGAGGGAAGTGCATTGCTGGGAAAGAAGATGCCAGTGTTTTCAGAATAACCGCTGCTACGAATTTGACTTGGCAGGATCCTCCCTACTTTGTGACATCAATTCTTGGAAAAGAAGATTGCAGCAAGTCTTGTTCAGAAGACTGTGATTGTGATGCAGCTCTCTACGATGGATCCAGCCGTTGCACAAAGCATAAGCTGCCACTAAGGTATGTCAAAAGTGATGCAGAAGGTTCAGACACTGCTTTCTTCAAAGTGAGTAATGCAATAACAAGAAGCATTGAGAAGGATCATGTGAAACTACCTTGGTTGCTAATCCTGGTTATTAGTCTGGGTTCT
This portion of the Ipomoea triloba cultivar NCNSP0323 chromosome 5, ASM357664v1 genome encodes:
- the LOC116020502 gene encoding G-type lectin S-receptor-like serine/threonine-protein kinase LECRK2, yielding MAVLAAILVLIFLLPETAIAQPKQPISIPLGSYLHPTSEPTAWYSPSRRFAFGFFPEGMGFKVGIWLVNGPNNTVVWCAHRDDPGISSDATLEFVDGKILLRTGQSKEKIIDPESAYSASMLDSGNFVVYNQDSDIIWESFRVPTDTILGGQNLSIGGELIPGISTTNHSSGRFRLLMQIDGNLVAYPMNLGQAVDAYWASQTCCNGKMHLVLNSNGSMLVVHDSGASLTRELHSSSVPNNDTIYRATFDYDGNFRLYSHSFSSDGNFNMKIEWQAIDNVCDIKGFCGLNSYCGMKDNAPYCICLPGTTYIDKDQNFGGCERDFTRGKCIAGKEDASVFRITAATNLTWQDPPYFVTSILGKEDCSKSCSEDCDCDAALYDGSSRCTKHKLPLRYVKSDAEGSDTAFFKVSNAITRSIEKDHVKLPWLLILVISLGSVAYYGAAVAFASYFIFKFCILQYRKQLQTGNKGLTKEFILRTCTYRELKRATNGFKEELGKGSFGAVYRGSFDKGKTLVAVKRLEKVVEEGEREFRAEMRAIGRTRHKNLVRLIGYCAEGSKRLLVYEYMSNGCLANLLFKAKQRPDWTERLRIALNVARGVHYLHEECEAPIIHCDIKPQNILLDDSGTAKISDFGLAKLLMPDQTRTFTGVRGTRGYLAPEWQTNAPISVKVDVYSYGIVLLEIICCRRNIEVFNVSKIEEIQLCVWAYQCLVTMELDTLVKGEEVDRNALQRMVAVAIWCIQDEPALRPSMKRVLQMLEELKEVPIPPCPSACNS